In Octopus bimaculoides isolate UCB-OBI-ISO-001 chromosome 26, ASM119413v2, whole genome shotgun sequence, the following are encoded in one genomic region:
- the LOC106877476 gene encoding uncharacterized protein LOC106877476 has product MWMSEPFLTDINVARVNNFSLSTIPLIATPDWRNVSDIWWWSWNVHVYTVALLFYLLSTFCILSLFRGRKRLKKKTFGVTLSILFAIGIFRGSYFVLDPYGSNNLLPVVFRQLLFDITYPCLTTSYSLVQIMILRITKVDVGPTRIVNKQFFLFVTTFYFVCLTVVDISTGIHHDLRLLLLLPNAFFIIWSIYLSVTFIYNGFKLTHYVAEIKKARKELSSYSLAKRSCSQENMLSRSATTQRLTKPQIRITDEDNQTYSIVSEDESTMSDLNELAIFSPATNKELKTMSAKVGSLLDSRLLLKAQTADFQLLAEDSVATETTLADSTCQELNDAKNGDFVNLQYLMNENCSMLHNSDLYLEETLDETEFKERRNSVRSNWCNISAILPHTTTSTDITDCDESYLVDNGYMADTEVPTSCPRSKKHKNKRKCSVDPSESRDADSLETPLSIATSWHPKLMVSSPSTLSLHRIRQSRMLHRVMRLTYNTTFLLIVACLFQLYSLFGIYGLFSRIANPDPWPWLVFQTFYRFTELGMSLSMTTAVYLIVSYKCRTSANRKPRYRVFQSVENGAATTAAERNTVT; this is encoded by the coding sequence ATGTGGATGTCGGAGCCGTTTTTAACAGATATCAATGTTGCTCGGGTTAACAACTTCTCTCTATCCACAATCCCGCTGATTGCCACACCCGATTGGCGAAACGTATCAGACATCTGGTGGTGGTCCTGGAATGTCCATGTCTATACAGTTGCCCTCCTCTTTTACCTGCTCTCTACCTTCTGCATACTATCGTTGTTCCGTGGACGTAAGAGactcaaaaagaaaacatttggaGTCACTCTTTCCATTCTCTTTGCCATTGGTATATTCAGGGGAAGCTATTTTGTACTGGATCCATACGGAAGTAACAATCTGCTTCCTGTTGTGTTTAGACAACTTCTATTTGATATCACTTATCCATGCCTTACGACATCTTATAGTCTTGTCCAAATAATGATTTTGAGGATCACCAAGGTGGATGTAGGACCAACACGAATTGTAAACAAgcaattctttttatttgttacaaCATTTTACTTTGTATGTCTCACTGTAGTTGACATTTCAACAGGGATCCACCATGACCTGCGACTCCTCCTTTTACTACCCAATGCTTTCTTCATCATTTGGTCCATTTATCTGAGcgtcacatttatatacaatggtTTCAAACTGACCCATTATGTTGCTGAGATTAAGAAGGCCAGGAAAGAGCTGAGTTCTTACAGTTTAGCAAAACGATCTTGTAGCCAAGAAAACATGCTGTCACGGTCAGCAACAACTCAACGCTTAACAAAACCACAGATACGCATCACTGATGAAGACAACCAGACTTACAGTATCGTTAGCGAAGATGAGTCTACCATGTCTGATTTAAATGAATTGGCTATTTTCAGTCCAGCTACAAACAAGGAGCTAAAAACAATGAGTGCTAAAGTAGGTTCCCTGTTGGACAGTCGGTTACTGTTGAAGGCTCAGACAGCTGACTTCCAGCTCTTAGCTGAGGACTCGGTTGCAACAGAAACAACTCTTGCTGATTCCACCTGTCAGGAGTTAAATGATGCAAAAAATGGGGATTTCGTGAATTTACAATACTTAATGAATGAGAACTGTTCAATGCTTCACAACAGTGACCTCTATTTAGAGGAGACACTGGATGAAACAGAATTCAAAGAGAGGAGGAATTCAGTCAGGTCAAACTGGTGCAATATTTCGGCAATTCTACCacacacaacaacatcaacagacaTCACAGATTGTGATGAAAGTTATTTGGTAGACAACGGCTACATGGCAGATACAGAAGTACCAACGTCTTGTCCTAGaagtaaaaaacataaaaacaaacgcaAATGTTCAGTTGACCCATCGGAATCACGGGACGCTGATAGCCTGGAGACGCCTCTATCGATAGCCACGTCTTGGCACCCTAAACTCATGGTTTCAAGCCCATCAACACTGAGTTTACATCGTATTCGTCAGAGCAGGATGCTTCACCGTGTGATGAGGCTCACATACAACACAACATTCTTGCTTATTGTCGCGTGTCTTTTTCAGCTTTACTCATTATTTGGGATCTATGGATTATTTTCACGAATAGCCAATCCTGATCCATGGCCCTGGcttgtttttcaaacattttacag